The Nitriliruptor alkaliphilus DSM 45188 genome includes a region encoding these proteins:
- the panB gene encoding 3-methyl-2-oxobutanoate hydroxymethyltransferase, with translation MSVHAAPDRASSPSRPVSIHDLRASKERGERFAMLTAYDASSAALLDELGVPVILVGDSLGMVALGYESTVPVTLDEMLHHTRAVARGAPHSLVVGDLPFGTYQDGPSQAFASAVRMLKEGGANAVKLEGGGPMVEVTAHLVRAGIPVMGHLGLTPQSVNQFGGFKVQGRDEEAAEQLVADAIALADAGAFAIVLECIPEDLAARVTTAVPVPTIGIGAGPSCDAQVLVWHDLLGLTTGRLPRFVKQYADLRSEVAGAVKAFVSEVADGEYPGPEHTY, from the coding sequence GTGTCCGTTCACGCTGCTCCCGACCGCGCGTCCAGTCCCTCGCGCCCCGTCTCGATCCACGATCTGCGGGCGTCGAAGGAACGCGGTGAGCGCTTCGCCATGCTCACCGCCTACGACGCCTCGTCGGCCGCCCTGCTCGACGAGCTCGGGGTCCCCGTCATCCTCGTCGGCGACTCGCTCGGCATGGTCGCCCTCGGCTACGAGTCGACCGTCCCGGTGACGCTCGACGAGATGCTGCACCACACCCGGGCGGTCGCTCGCGGCGCCCCGCACAGCCTCGTGGTGGGCGACCTGCCGTTCGGTACCTACCAGGACGGCCCGTCACAGGCCTTCGCCTCCGCCGTGCGCATGCTGAAGGAGGGCGGCGCCAACGCCGTCAAGCTCGAGGGCGGCGGACCGATGGTCGAGGTCACCGCCCACCTCGTGCGCGCCGGCATCCCCGTCATGGGCCACCTCGGCCTGACGCCGCAGTCGGTCAACCAGTTCGGCGGGTTCAAGGTCCAGGGGCGCGACGAGGAGGCGGCCGAGCAGCTGGTCGCCGACGCGATCGCGCTGGCCGACGCTGGCGCGTTCGCCATCGTCCTCGAGTGCATCCCCGAGGACCTCGCCGCCCGGGTCACCACCGCCGTCCCGGTGCCCACCATCGGCATCGGCGCCGGGCCCAGCTGCGACGCACAGGTCCTCGTCTGGCACGACCTGCTCGGCCTGACCACCGGCCGGCTGCCCCGGTTCGTCAAGCAGTACGCGGACCTGCGCAGCGAGGTCGCAGGCGCTGTCAAGGCGTTCGTCAGCGAGGTCGCCGACGGCGAGTACCCGGGCCCCGAACACACCTACTGA
- a CDS encoding HAD-IB family hydrolase encodes MWHGSGGSIAGHLDGRRVALTGVTGFVGQALLGRMLEELPGCRLVLLVRGSGGRSAQARVEDLLATAPAFARLREHRDRDAILAGIEVVDADLDADLPALPPIDALIHVAGTVSFDSRLDAAFRTHAVGLDTLYAAALEAGCEHLVHVSTAYVTALHAGPVPEAPVPITLDWRAEAAAADDLAARAESASRQPAALTRFLAEARRTTGSSGDLAVAEEAERVRRAWVDRQLVEAGRLRGRSMGFTDSYTFTKACGERVAEERFGSRRLSIVRPTIIESALRDPAPGWMEGFKVADPLIVGLGRGDIPEFPGIPDGVVDLVPVDLVANALIVALAHPPEPGSPRYVTSGTGARNPLTIHRMYSLVREAFERDPLPGQGGRGTPLPIWRFPGPDRLEKQLAIVTRVTRTASQLAARTPVTGTRLREISRTLGRHERRLATLSRFLELYGSYAQVESVFLDTEAQRLGDLLEGEDRERFDLDPRRIDWHEYLVDIHVPAVTAILRFPQAAPRPVPGPPPVIVDGDGGQVLAVFDLDGTVADTNVLTSYLRARKADSSVAFVTEAADILRALPRYLSLDATSRERFLRAFYQRFAGADVAALRALVDDDLSDRILHDLKPAAVRRIREHREQGHRTILITGALAAFCTPLRTLFDTIVAADLEVDEQGRATGHLATPPLVGAGRAAWLTWHAAETGADLARSFAYADSRSDLPMLRCVGHPVAVDPDAALHREARRQRWAIATWSSSAQTPVARRPVGIR; translated from the coding sequence GTGTGGCACGGTTCGGGCGGGTCGATCGCCGGCCACCTCGACGGACGTCGTGTCGCCCTCACCGGTGTGACCGGCTTCGTCGGACAGGCGCTGCTCGGACGGATGCTCGAGGAGCTGCCCGGGTGCCGCCTGGTCCTGCTCGTGCGCGGCAGCGGCGGCCGGTCTGCGCAGGCACGGGTGGAGGATCTGCTCGCCACCGCCCCGGCCTTCGCCCGGCTGCGTGAGCACCGTGACCGGGACGCGATCCTCGCTGGCATCGAGGTGGTCGACGCCGATCTCGACGCCGACCTCCCGGCGCTGCCTCCCATCGATGCGCTGATCCACGTGGCCGGCACGGTCTCGTTCGACAGCCGGCTCGATGCGGCGTTCCGTACGCACGCGGTGGGCCTGGACACCCTCTACGCCGCGGCGCTCGAGGCCGGCTGTGAGCACCTGGTCCACGTCTCGACCGCGTACGTCACGGCGCTGCACGCGGGGCCGGTCCCCGAGGCGCCGGTTCCGATCACACTCGACTGGCGGGCGGAGGCGGCCGCCGCGGACGACCTGGCGGCGCGGGCCGAGTCCGCGTCGCGTCAACCCGCAGCGCTCACCCGTTTCCTCGCTGAAGCGCGCCGCACCACGGGCTCGTCGGGTGACCTCGCGGTCGCCGAGGAAGCCGAGCGGGTCCGGCGTGCCTGGGTCGACCGGCAGCTCGTGGAGGCCGGCCGGCTCCGAGGGCGCTCGATGGGCTTCACCGACAGCTACACCTTCACCAAGGCGTGCGGTGAACGCGTCGCCGAGGAACGGTTCGGATCCCGCCGCCTGTCGATCGTGCGTCCGACCATCATCGAGTCGGCGCTCCGCGACCCCGCCCCCGGTTGGATGGAGGGTTTCAAGGTCGCCGACCCGCTGATCGTCGGACTCGGGCGGGGCGACATCCCCGAGTTCCCGGGCATCCCCGACGGGGTCGTGGACCTCGTCCCCGTCGACCTCGTCGCCAACGCGCTGATCGTCGCGTTGGCCCACCCCCCCGAGCCGGGGAGCCCGAGGTACGTCACCTCGGGGACGGGGGCGCGCAACCCGCTCACCATCCACCGCATGTACTCGCTGGTGCGCGAGGCGTTCGAGCGTGACCCGTTGCCGGGCCAGGGTGGCCGGGGCACGCCGCTGCCCATCTGGCGGTTCCCCGGTCCCGACCGGCTCGAGAAGCAGTTGGCCATCGTGACCCGCGTGACCAGGACGGCGAGCCAGCTCGCCGCTCGCACACCCGTCACCGGCACCCGCCTGCGCGAGATCAGCCGCACCCTCGGCCGCCACGAGCGACGGCTGGCCACCCTCAGCCGGTTCCTCGAGCTGTACGGCAGCTACGCCCAGGTGGAGTCGGTCTTCCTCGACACCGAGGCGCAACGGCTGGGCGACCTGCTCGAGGGCGAGGACCGCGAACGGTTCGACCTCGACCCGCGGCGGATCGACTGGCACGAGTACCTCGTCGACATCCACGTGCCTGCGGTGACGGCGATCCTGCGGTTCCCACAGGCGGCCCCCCGTCCCGTCCCGGGTCCACCACCGGTCATCGTCGACGGGGACGGTGGCCAGGTCCTGGCCGTGTTCGACCTGGACGGAACCGTCGCCGACACCAACGTGCTCACCAGCTACCTGCGCGCACGCAAGGCCGACAGCTCCGTGGCGTTCGTCACCGAGGCGGCCGACATCCTGCGCGCCCTGCCGCGCTACCTCAGCCTCGACGCCACCAGCCGCGAGCGCTTCCTGCGGGCGTTCTACCAGCGCTTCGCCGGTGCCGACGTGGCGGCGCTCAGGGCGCTGGTGGACGACGACCTGTCCGATCGCATCCTGCACGACCTCAAGCCGGCGGCGGTCCGACGGATCCGCGAGCACCGCGAGCAGGGCCACCGCACCATCCTGATCACCGGCGCCCTCGCGGCCTTCTGCACGCCGCTGCGGACCCTGTTCGACACCATCGTCGCCGCAGACCTCGAGGTCGACGAGCAGGGCCGCGCGACGGGTCACCTGGCGACGCCGCCGCTGGTCGGGGCAGGTCGTGCGGCGTGGCTGACCTGGCACGCGGCCGAGACCGGGGCCGACCTCGCACGCAGCTTCGCGTACGCCGACAGCCGGTCGGACCTGCCGATGCTGCGCTGCGTCGGCCACCCGGTCGCCGTCGATCCGGATGCCGCCCTGCACCGTGAGGCCCGCCGCCAGCGTTGGGCGATCGCCACGTGGTCGAGCAGCGCGCAGACACCCGTCGCCCGTCGCCCTGTGGGGATCCGCTGA
- a CDS encoding alpha/beta fold hydrolase yields the protein MGTKGDGRRRAAARADLAAAEARLFAALDLPLRERWIELADGPVRGVRVLETGAGPPLVLLHGAGAGAAMWAPLLARLPDHHAIAVDLPGCGASDPFDVTGVDLRGHAVAFLSALLDALELPSVTVVGNSLGGSYALYAAAAGDARLASLLLLGATGVALPGGRATPPMALLSRPWVGRIAGTLTPRMSPSLSRRFFASIVGRPAVDAVPVEMFAVTAALADLGGPTFRALMPELFTGRTVRAHLPLTDDELRAIDTPTRFVWGRDDVFQRPADGARAAALMPTADHVDVPGGHQPWWDDAGTCAALLREHLETRDDPSTSPS from the coding sequence GTGGGCACGAAGGGCGACGGCCGGAGGCGCGCCGCAGCGCGCGCAGATCTGGCCGCCGCGGAGGCCCGGCTGTTCGCCGCGCTCGACCTGCCGCTGCGCGAGCGTTGGATCGAACTCGCGGACGGACCGGTACGAGGCGTTCGGGTCCTGGAGACCGGTGCGGGACCACCGCTGGTCCTCCTCCACGGGGCCGGCGCCGGGGCTGCGATGTGGGCGCCGCTGCTCGCACGGCTACCGGACCACCACGCCATCGCGGTCGACCTGCCCGGCTGCGGGGCCAGCGACCCCTTCGACGTGACCGGCGTGGACCTCCGGGGCCACGCCGTGGCGTTCCTATCGGCCCTGCTCGACGCCCTGGAGCTGCCGAGCGTCACCGTGGTGGGCAACTCGCTCGGGGGCAGCTACGCGCTGTACGCCGCCGCCGCGGGTGACGCACGACTCGCCTCGCTGCTGCTGCTCGGTGCCACCGGGGTGGCGCTGCCCGGCGGACGTGCCACGCCGCCGATGGCGTTGCTCAGTCGGCCGTGGGTCGGGCGGATCGCGGGCACCCTGACGCCACGCATGAGCCCGTCGCTCTCACGACGGTTCTTCGCGAGCATCGTCGGGCGTCCGGCCGTGGACGCGGTCCCGGTCGAGATGTTCGCGGTGACCGCCGCGCTCGCCGACCTCGGCGGCCCGACCTTCCGTGCGCTCATGCCGGAGCTCTTCACCGGGCGCACCGTCCGAGCCCACCTGCCGCTCACCGACGACGAGCTCCGGGCGATCGACACGCCGACCCGGTTCGTCTGGGGTCGCGACGACGTCTTCCAGCGCCCGGCCGACGGCGCCCGAGCGGCAGCGCTCATGCCGACGGCCGACCACGTCGACGTGCCCGGCGGCCACCAGCCCTGGTGGGATGACGCCGGGACCTGCGCCGCGCTCCTGCGCGAGCACCTCGAGACCCGCGACGACCCGTCGACATCACCGAGCTGA
- a CDS encoding lysophospholipid acyltransferase family protein, translated as MTGPVATVRRTAQEWRWGRRPLPPADLVEITPEPPAWKLPTRWVRSRPAAAVREGIQTGALAPLLTSQVVTVVEGRDRVEEAARNGPVILAPNHSSHLDAPTVLISLPKQVRRRTVTLAASDYFFDAWWRAAATALVFNAAPIDRRPGGRDGLPVDLLEEGYHLLVFPEGTRSHDGYASRFRSGAGHLAVEHGVAVVPVAIDGTWRAMPRGQGWPSRGRPRVRISYGHPLRAEPGETANALTRRVERAVAVLLDEQRTDWWSAMRADHAGRTPSLRGPAVAAWRRRWALLEPDPPPQRRRVWSTRSQR; from the coding sequence ATGACGGGACCGGTCGCCACCGTGCGTCGCACGGCCCAGGAGTGGCGTTGGGGCCGACGTCCGCTGCCGCCAGCCGACCTCGTCGAGATCACGCCCGAACCGCCGGCGTGGAAGCTGCCCACACGGTGGGTCCGCTCGCGCCCGGCGGCCGCGGTGCGTGAAGGGATCCAGACGGGCGCGCTGGCGCCGTTGCTCACCAGCCAGGTGGTCACGGTCGTGGAGGGCCGCGACCGCGTGGAGGAGGCAGCCCGCAACGGCCCGGTGATCCTCGCGCCGAACCACAGCTCGCACCTCGACGCGCCCACGGTGCTGATCTCCCTCCCGAAGCAGGTGCGGCGCCGGACGGTCACCCTCGCCGCGTCCGACTACTTCTTCGACGCCTGGTGGCGAGCAGCCGCGACGGCGCTGGTCTTCAACGCCGCACCGATCGATCGCCGGCCCGGTGGACGGGACGGCCTCCCGGTCGACCTGCTCGAGGAGGGCTACCACCTGCTCGTCTTCCCCGAGGGGACCCGATCGCACGACGGGTACGCGTCGCGCTTCCGCAGCGGCGCCGGCCATCTCGCGGTCGAGCACGGTGTGGCGGTCGTGCCGGTGGCCATCGACGGCACCTGGCGGGCGATGCCGCGCGGTCAGGGGTGGCCCTCCCGTGGCCGACCACGGGTGCGCATCAGCTACGGGCACCCGCTCCGGGCCGAACCGGGCGAGACGGCCAACGCCCTCACCCGTCGGGTCGAGCGGGCCGTCGCCGTCCTCCTCGACGAGCAGCGCACGGACTGGTGGTCGGCGATGCGGGCCGACCACGCCGGACGGACCCCGAGCCTGCGGGGTCCGGCGGTGGCCGCGTGGCGGCGCCGGTGGGCGCTGCTCGAGCCCGACCCGCCCCCGCAGCGACGCCGTGTCTGGTCGACCAGGAGCCAGCGATGA
- the larE gene encoding ATP-dependent sacrificial sulfur transferase LarE: MSALERLEASVAALDSVAVGLSGGVDSSLLVAVAHRVLGDRAVAVVARSPSLPARELDGAIATAEAIGIDLEVVTTSEVDDPRYAANPTNRCLFCKDHQFAALQQVADRRGLATIAHGETADDIGEHRPGRAAAERWGARAPLREAGLGKDAIRDLARQLGLPVWDKPAFACLSSRIPYGDEVTPQKLARIDAAEQRLFDMGFSAFRVRHHDDLARLELDPVEHGRAVREAATIVAALREVGYAHVTLDLAGLDASRTRPGRGATVTDRLLPVVEVTS; the protein is encoded by the coding sequence ATGAGCGCGCTCGAACGGCTCGAGGCGAGCGTCGCGGCGCTCGACAGCGTGGCGGTCGGCCTCTCGGGCGGGGTGGACTCGAGCCTGCTGGTCGCCGTCGCGCACCGCGTCCTCGGTGACCGTGCGGTGGCCGTCGTCGCGCGCTCCCCGTCGCTGCCGGCCCGCGAACTCGACGGAGCCATCGCGACCGCCGAGGCGATCGGCATCGACCTCGAGGTGGTCACGACGTCGGAGGTGGACGATCCCCGCTACGCCGCCAACCCCACCAACCGGTGCCTGTTCTGCAAGGACCACCAGTTCGCCGCGCTCCAGCAGGTCGCCGACCGCCGGGGTCTGGCCACCATCGCGCACGGCGAGACCGCCGACGACATCGGTGAGCACCGACCGGGCCGTGCCGCGGCTGAACGGTGGGGCGCCCGGGCACCGCTGCGGGAGGCGGGCCTCGGCAAGGACGCCATCCGCGACCTGGCACGTCAGCTCGGGTTGCCGGTGTGGGACAAGCCGGCGTTCGCGTGCCTGTCGTCGCGCATCCCGTACGGCGACGAGGTGACGCCGCAGAAGCTGGCCCGGATCGACGCAGCCGAGCAGCGCCTCTTCGACATGGGGTTCAGCGCCTTCCGGGTCCGTCACCACGACGACCTCGCCCGCCTCGAGCTCGACCCCGTCGAGCATGGGCGGGCCGTCCGCGAGGCGGCGACGATCGTCGCAGCGCTGCGCGAGGTCGGCTACGCGCACGTGACGTTGGACCTCGCCGGGCTCGACGCGAGCCGGACCCGGCCTGGCCGCGGTGCGACCGTCACCGACCGACTGCTGCCGGTGGTGGAGGTGACGTCGTGA
- the larC gene encoding nickel insertion protein, which yields MAVLHLLCDDGITGELWLSALVAVGADAGELQGVVERAGLSARLLVERVEAREVGATRVRVEVDPSAPRAETPTALAGAVDAAAAAAELSDRAHHRMHRIVGALADAEAAVHGRPRDHVRFHELGRPRTLVLLVAAAAALELLDVDTITTSPIAVGSGTIDIAHGRFPVPPPAVLELLRGFVIEGGPRPGELTTPSGAAVLAALAEPVAGIPRLRLERAGRGAAGDGRDVRLLTVLLGSAVIEPSGPDALVGAGHHGHG from the coding sequence GTGGCCGTCCTCCACCTGCTGTGCGACGACGGCATCACCGGTGAGCTGTGGCTGTCCGCCCTCGTCGCGGTCGGAGCCGACGCCGGCGAGCTGCAGGGCGTGGTGGAGCGCGCCGGCCTGTCTGCGCGGTTGCTCGTGGAACGGGTCGAGGCCCGCGAGGTGGGCGCGACACGGGTCAGGGTCGAGGTCGACCCGTCGGCCCCCCGCGCCGAGACGCCAACAGCGCTGGCCGGTGCCGTCGATGCCGCAGCGGCCGCGGCCGAACTGTCGGATCGCGCGCACCACCGCATGCACCGGATCGTCGGCGCCCTGGCCGACGCCGAGGCCGCCGTCCACGGTCGACCGCGCGATCACGTGCGGTTCCACGAGCTCGGTCGTCCCCGCACCCTCGTCCTGCTCGTCGCCGCCGCCGCAGCCCTGGAGTTGCTGGACGTCGACACGATCACGACCTCGCCCATCGCGGTCGGGAGCGGCACCATCGACATCGCACACGGCCGGTTCCCGGTGCCGCCGCCGGCGGTGCTGGAGCTGCTGCGCGGGTTCGTGATCGAGGGCGGCCCACGGCCCGGAGAGCTGACCACCCCCTCGGGGGCGGCCGTGCTCGCCGCGCTGGCCGAACCGGTGGCGGGCATCCCGCGGCTCCGCTTGGAGCGTGCAGGGCGCGGCGCGGCCGGCGACGGTCGTGACGTGCGGTTGCTGACGGTCCTGCTCGGGTCAGCGGTCATCGAACCGTCCGGCCCCGACGCGCTGGTCGGGGCCGGACATCACGGGCACGGTTGA
- the larB gene encoding nickel pincer cofactor biosynthesis protein LarB produces MTREAPAAPGTETATPVVRADTARAARTGEPEVVYAAGKTPAETVAATSALVTAGVRPVLVTRADDAHAAAVRAAHPEIVWHREAGLLVFDALAPHPEVRTGDITIVTAGTSDLRVADECRLVLEAMGERPATIVDVGVAGLHRVLEVRPALETARVLVVVAGMEAALGPVVAGLVAAPVIAVPTSVGYGAANGGMTALHGLLSACTPGIAVVNIDNGFGAAMLARRILRAA; encoded by the coding sequence GTGACTCGGGAGGCCCCCGCTGCACCCGGCACTGAGACCGCCACGCCGGTGGTGCGGGCCGACACCGCCCGTGCGGCCCGGACCGGCGAGCCGGAGGTGGTCTACGCCGCGGGCAAGACCCCCGCCGAGACGGTCGCGGCCACCTCGGCCCTGGTGACGGCAGGCGTCCGCCCCGTGCTGGTCACCCGCGCTGACGACGCGCACGCAGCAGCGGTGCGAGCCGCTCACCCCGAGATCGTCTGGCACCGCGAGGCGGGGTTGCTCGTGTTCGACGCCCTGGCACCCCATCCCGAGGTCCGCACCGGCGACATCACCATCGTGACCGCAGGCACCAGCGATCTGCGCGTCGCCGACGAGTGCCGGCTCGTCCTCGAAGCGATGGGGGAGCGGCCGGCCACGATCGTCGACGTCGGCGTGGCCGGTCTGCACCGTGTGCTCGAGGTCCGTCCCGCGCTCGAGACCGCTCGCGTGCTGGTCGTGGTCGCCGGGATGGAAGCAGCGCTCGGCCCCGTGGTCGCCGGACTGGTCGCGGCCCCCGTCATCGCCGTTCCCACCAGCGTCGGGTACGGCGCGGCGAACGGTGGCATGACGGCGCTGCACGGCCTGCTGTCCGCCTGCACCCCGGGCATCGCGGTGGTCAACATCGACAACGGGTTCGGCGCAGCCATGCTGGCACGTCGCATCCTGCGGGCCGCCTGA
- a CDS encoding zinc-dependent alcohol dehydrogenase — protein MDTLSLEFHRSLPRYVATRALSRRAPGTISAGLAPLRLVSGPAPEPRGVGWSRVRPRLSGICGSDLSMLSGRTSPYFSPLVSFPLTPGHEVVGELVDDVDDLAAGTRVVIDPVLACAPRGLAPCEECRAGRTSRCAHVTVGHLQPGLQTGYCGSVGGGWSHQLIAHRSQLHVVPDEVSDARAVLVEPLACAIHAALRAEVTPDDQVLVVGSGAVGLLTVLALRAVTEVGRILVTAKHPRQAGLAKDLGATTVVSPDAALGTVRQRTRALRLHPDLGADFLLGGVDIAIDCAGSRSSADLALRATRAGGRVVLSGMPPAGVDLSPAWFRELTVVGAYASGREEAAGGVAAFDLALDLTRAAPLDDLAPATYPLPRWRQAIDHALDAGRLGTPKVAFDLTATS, from the coding sequence ATGGACACCCTGTCGCTGGAGTTCCACCGCTCGCTCCCGCGCTACGTGGCCACGCGCGCGTTGTCGCGCCGCGCCCCCGGGACGATCTCGGCCGGCCTGGCACCACTGCGGCTGGTGTCGGGCCCCGCCCCCGAACCGCGGGGTGTGGGCTGGAGCCGGGTCCGCCCCCGCCTCTCGGGCATCTGCGGCTCCGACCTGTCGATGCTCTCGGGTCGCACGTCGCCGTACTTCTCGCCGCTGGTGTCCTTCCCGCTCACGCCGGGACACGAGGTCGTCGGTGAACTGGTCGACGACGTCGATGACCTGGCCGCGGGGACCCGGGTGGTGATCGACCCGGTCCTGGCCTGCGCGCCGCGTGGGCTCGCACCCTGCGAGGAGTGCCGTGCCGGACGCACCAGCCGCTGTGCCCACGTCACGGTCGGCCACCTGCAACCGGGGCTCCAGACCGGCTACTGCGGCTCGGTCGGAGGCGGCTGGTCCCACCAGCTGATCGCGCACCGCTCCCAGCTGCACGTCGTTCCCGACGAGGTGTCCGACGCTCGGGCCGTGCTCGTGGAGCCGCTGGCGTGTGCCATCCACGCGGCGCTGCGGGCCGAGGTGACGCCCGACGACCAGGTCCTGGTCGTGGGCTCCGGAGCGGTGGGGCTGCTGACGGTGCTGGCGCTGCGAGCGGTCACCGAGGTGGGCCGCATCCTGGTGACCGCCAAGCACCCCCGGCAGGCGGGGCTCGCCAAGGACCTCGGCGCCACCACGGTCGTCAGCCCCGATGCTGCCCTCGGCACGGTGCGCCAGCGGACCCGGGCGCTGCGCCTGCACCCCGACCTCGGCGCCGACTTCCTGCTCGGCGGCGTCGACATCGCCATCGACTGCGCGGGTTCGCGCAGCTCGGCCGACCTGGCGCTGCGGGCGACCCGGGCCGGTGGCCGCGTCGTGCTCAGCGGGATGCCGCCCGCCGGGGTCGACCTCTCGCCGGCCTGGTTCCGCGAGCTGACCGTCGTGGGGGCGTACGCCAGCGGTCGCGAGGAAGCAGCGGGTGGCGTCGCGGCCTTCGACCTCGCTCTCGACCTCACCCGCGCCGCCCCCCTGGACGATCTGGCCCCCGCGACCTACCCGCTGCCGCGGTGGCGTCAGGCGATCGACCACGCCCTCGACGCGGGTCGTCTCGGCACCCCCAAGGTGGCCTTCGACCTGACCGCGACCAGCTGA
- a CDS encoding lactate racemase domain-containing protein, with protein sequence MPRPGVVVEVDERTPPLLVHHGEQLRFERFPLGARVIYPPEVLPGLPDPDAAIAHALEHPHGRPPLRELLQPGMRLTIAFDDISLPLPPMRPPDIRQRIIEQVLTLAARAGVDDVELVAANALHRRMTADEVRHIVGDRVFRSFWPDALRNHDAEDADDLEFIGVTEHGEDVEINRRAATSDLLVYVNINLVTMDGGHKSVPVGLASYRSLRPHHNVRTMLHSTSYMDPGHSALHGSATRMGRLLADHLSIFTVETTVNNAAFPEELGFFTRREWEWSARDQAAAFATKAALDRLPRKARRKVLHGSKAAYELTSVQAGETEAVHALTLANVHRQQLVEVDGQTDVLVTGVPYVGPYNVNSIMNPILAVCMGLGYFFNMYRGRPLVREGGVMILSHPLQREFHTVHHPSYVDFYDHVLADTTVPRLIEEKYESEYAHDPWYVHLYRSSHAYHGVHPFYMWYWASHGMDHLGDVIWVGADPRTARHLGFRAASTLTDALEMASDTVGRDPSITYLHAPPLTLAEVR encoded by the coding sequence ATGCCCCGCCCCGGTGTCGTGGTCGAGGTCGACGAGCGGACCCCGCCCTTGCTGGTCCACCACGGCGAGCAGCTGCGCTTCGAGCGGTTCCCCCTCGGCGCGCGCGTGATCTATCCACCCGAGGTGCTCCCCGGGCTGCCCGACCCCGATGCCGCGATCGCCCACGCCCTCGAACACCCCCACGGGCGGCCGCCCCTGCGCGAGCTCCTCCAGCCCGGCATGCGCCTCACCATCGCCTTCGACGACATCTCCCTGCCGCTACCGCCGATGCGCCCGCCCGACATCCGCCAGCGCATCATCGAGCAGGTCCTGACGCTCGCGGCACGGGCCGGCGTCGACGACGTCGAACTGGTCGCGGCCAACGCCCTGCACCGCCGCATGACCGCCGACGAGGTCCGCCACATCGTGGGGGACCGTGTCTTCCGCTCGTTCTGGCCCGATGCGCTGCGCAACCACGACGCCGAGGACGCCGACGACCTCGAGTTCATCGGTGTCACCGAGCACGGCGAGGACGTCGAGATCAACCGGCGGGCCGCCACCTCCGACCTGCTGGTCTACGTCAACATCAACCTGGTCACCATGGACGGCGGGCACAAGTCGGTGCCCGTCGGCCTGGCCTCCTACCGGAGCCTGCGGCCGCACCACAACGTCAGGACGATGCTGCACTCCACCAGCTACATGGACCCCGGGCACTCGGCCCTGCACGGTTCGGCGACCCGGATGGGCCGGCTCCTCGCCGACCACCTGTCGATCTTCACCGTCGAGACGACCGTCAACAACGCCGCCTTCCCCGAGGAGCTCGGGTTCTTCACCCGCCGCGAGTGGGAGTGGTCGGCCCGCGACCAGGCGGCCGCCTTCGCCACCAAGGCGGCGCTGGACCGGCTGCCCCGCAAGGCCCGCCGCAAGGTGCTCCACGGCTCGAAGGCCGCCTACGAGCTGACGAGCGTCCAGGCCGGCGAGACCGAGGCGGTGCACGCCCTGACGTTGGCCAACGTGCACCGCCAGCAGTTGGTGGAGGTCGATGGCCAGACCGACGTGCTCGTCACGGGTGTGCCGTACGTCGGGCCGTACAACGTCAACTCCATCATGAACCCCATCCTCGCGGTGTGTATGGGGCTCGGGTACTTCTTCAACATGTACCGCGGCAGGCCGCTGGTCCGCGAGGGCGGCGTCATGATCCTCTCGCACCCCCTGCAGCGAGAGTTCCACACGGTGCACCACCCGTCCTACGTCGACTTCTACGACCACGTGCTGGCCGACACCACCGTGCCGCGGCTGATCGAGGAGAAGTACGAGAGCGAGTACGCGCACGACCCCTGGTACGTGCACCTGTACCGCTCCTCGCACGCCTACCACGGGGTCCACCCGTTCTACATGTGGTACTGGGCGTCGCACGGGATGGACCACCTCGGCGACGTCATCTGGGTCGGTGCCGACCCCCGGACCGCGCGCCACCTCGGTTTCCGCGCCGCCAGCACCTTGACCGACGCGCTGGAGATGGCCAGCGACACCGTCGGTCGCGACCCGTCGATCACCTACCTGCACGCCCCCCCGCTGACCCTCGCCGAGGTGCGCTGA